A stretch of Myxocyprinus asiaticus isolate MX2 ecotype Aquarium Trade chromosome 42, UBuf_Myxa_2, whole genome shotgun sequence DNA encodes these proteins:
- the LOC127432541 gene encoding pleckstrin homology domain-containing family B member 1-like, with protein MALLKSGWLWRQSSVLKRWKLNWCDLWIDGSFVFYNSENRRDYETRVSLKTTCVNVKSGLECAGICPPESHPRENLLVVYLKDGSMLTLCANSEDEALAWKLSLLEAKRSPVFTYNPYDDTYQTVPIDSHNAVYIMPGSGCGGTQHVWVQRDTYDDSFGEQIALGLLAGMTAGAAMRSLLWMPFLFC; from the exons ATGGCTCTGCTCAAATCTGGCTGGCTCTGGAGACAGT CTTCAGTCCTCAAACGCTGGAAGCTCAACTGGTGTGATCTCTGGATAGACGGGAGCTTTGTGTTTTATAATTCTGAAAACAGAAGGGACTATGAGACCAGAGTGAGTCTGAAGACCACCTGTGTGAATGTGAAGTCTGGACTGGAATGTGCAG GCATATGTCCACCTGAGAGTCATCCCAGAGAGAATCTGCTGGTGGTATATCTGAAGGATGGTTCTATGTTGACTCTGTGTGCAAACAGTGAAGATGAAGCACT GGCTTGGAAACTTTCACTCCTGGAAGCAAAAAGAAGTCCT GTCTTTACTTACAATCCCTATGACGATACCTATCAGACTGTTCCAATTGATAGCCATAATGCAGTTTACATCATGCCAGGATCAGGTTGTGGGG GGACTCAGCATGTGTGGGTGCAAAGAGACACATATGATGACAGTTTTGGAGAGCAGATCGCATTGGGGCTCTTGGCTGGAATGACTGCAGGTGCTGCGATGCGTTCACTTCTATGGATGCCCTTCTTGTTCTGCTGA
- the LOC127432540 gene encoding ras-related protein Rab-6A-like isoform X1: MSAAGDFGNPLRKFKLVFLGEQSVGKTSLITRFMYDSFDNTYQATIGIDFLSKTMYLEDRTIRLQLWDTAGQERFRSLIPSYIRDSAAAVVVYDITSRYLRPTMHPVPLLLPLPLSPSLSLSLSLWWISGANIFDQVRLQLWDTAGQERFRSLIPSYIRDSTVAVVVYDITNVNSFQQTTKWIDDVRTERGSDVIIMLVGNKTDLADKRQVSIEEGEKKAKELSVMFIETSAKAGYNVKQLFRRVAAALPGMESTQDKSREDMIDIKLEKSPEQPVSEGGCSC, from the exons tggGAAAAACATCATTGATCACCAGATTTATGTATGACAGTTTCGATAACACTTACCAG GCCACGATAGGAATCGATTTCTTGTCCAAAACAATGTATCTCGAGGACAGAACA ATCAGGCTGCAGCTTTGGGACACAGCAGGACAGGAGCGTTTTCGTAGTCTCATTCCCAGTTACATCCGAGactctgctgctgctgttgtagtTTACGACATCACAAGTAGGTATCTGAGACCCACCATGCATCCGGTTCCCCTCCTCTTACCTCTTCCCctttccccttctctctctctctctctctctctctggtggaTCTCTGGTGCTAATATATTTGACCAGGTGCGGCTGCAGCTTTGGGACACAGCAGGACAGGAGCGCTTCCGCAGTCTGATTCCCAGCTACATCCGGGACTCTACAGTTGCCGTGGTAGTCTATGACATCACAA ATGTCAACTCATTCCAGCAGACCACCAAATGGATCGATGATGTCCGAACAGAGAGAGGAAGTGATGTCATCATCATGCTGGTGGGAAACAAAACAGATCTTGCAGATAAAAG GCAGGTTTCTATCGAGGAAGGAGAGAAGAAAGCCAAAGAACTGAGTGTAATGTTTATTGAAACTAGTGCTAAAGCAGGATACAACGTCAAGCAG tTGTTCCGGCGGGTAGCTGCTGCTCTTCCTGGTATGGAGAGCACACAAGACAAGAGCAGAGAGGACA TGATCGACATAAAATTGGAAAAGTCTCCAGAGCAGCCGGTCAGTGAAGGCGGCTGTTCGTGCTGA